Part of the Flavobacteriales bacterium genome, ATCAAGGAAATAAGTTAAAACGTGTTGGTACCGAATCGCGAAAGGATATAGAAGCCTTTATTGGGGATAAAGTGTTTTTAGAAACTTTTGTGAAAGTGGATAAAGATTGGAGATCGAACGAATCGAGGCTTAAGGCATACGGATATTTAGAATAAAGAATGAGCAATATTGTAGCTATAGTAGGACGTCCGAATGTGGGCAAATCAACCCTTTTTAACAGAATGTGTTCTGGGAGAAGAGCAATCGTTGATGAGCAGAGTGGAGTTACCCGAGATAGGCATTATGGCAGATCTGAATGGAACGCTAGAAACTTTACTGTTATTGATACAGGCGGCTATGTTAAGGGGTCTGACGATGCATTTGAAGGAGAGATTCGAAAACAAGTTGTCTTGGCGATTGATGAGGCAGATGTAATCGTTTTTATGGTGGATGTAACTACGGGTATAACTACGCACGATGAGGTTGTGGCAAAAATGTTGCGCAAGAATAAAGACCGTGTGCTGATGGTTGTGAACAAGGTAGATCGACATGATTTATCGGCTAGCGCTATGGAGTTTTATCGATTTGGCTTAGGCGATTTACATGAGATTTCTGCTGCTGGTGGGGCAGGTACAGGAGATTTTATGGACGAAGTGGTAAAGTTATTACCCCCAGAAGAGGTTTTTAATGAGAAAGAAGAGTTACCTCGTTTTGCAATCGTAGGAAGACCAAATGTTGGAAAATCGTCTCTAGCGAATGTTCTTCTTGGCAAGGAGCGAAACATCGTGACACCAATTTCGGGTACGACTAGAGACGCTATCAATACGAGGTATACGGCTTTTGGTCATGACTTTATGTTGATCGACACAGCTGGGCTTCGAAAGAAAACCAAAGTGGATGAAGACTTGGAGTTTTATTCTACTATTCGAACT contains:
- the der gene encoding ribosome biogenesis GTPase Der, which encodes MSNIVAIVGRPNVGKSTLFNRMCSGRRAIVDEQSGVTRDRHYGRSEWNARNFTVIDTGGYVKGSDDAFEGEIRKQVVLAIDEADVIVFMVDVTTGITTHDEVVAKMLRKNKDRVLMVVNKVDRHDLSASAMEFYRFGLGDLHEISAAGGAGTGDFMDEVVKLLPPEEVFNEKEELPRFAIVGRPNVGKSSLANVLLGKERNIVTPISGTTRDAINTRYTAFGHDFMLIDTAGLRKKTKVDEDLEFYSTIRTVRAIENCDVCLLLLEAHEGIMSQDMSIIDIILKNRRGLVILVNKWDLVKNKETNTVRDFEEEIRKRMQPFNDVPIIFTSVHEKQRIFKALEEAEEVYKRRTQKITTSKLNDIIGKIVEHYPPPSVRGRHVKIKYVTQLPTYAPTFAFFCNYPKDVKDAYKRYLENRMREEFNFTGVPIQMFFRDK